The genomic stretch ATCACCCGGCTTACGCCCCTGGACTTCAGATGCAGGCCCAGGCCCGCTTCGTCACGCCATTTACCGGTATTATCAACCACGATGGCGTTGTTAATGCCGTACTGGGTGTAGTCCACCTTGTCGGGACCATCGGAATAGATAACCTTGATGTAGTTACCGTTGGCAATAAGCGCCGATTCCTTTTCGTCAACGGAAATCGTGCCGTCAAACGGACCGTGAACCGAGTCGCGGCGCAGCAGGCTTGCACGCTTCTCCAGATCATTCTCGGCACCACCCTGGCGAACCACGATCGCCCGCAGGCGCAGGTTGTTACCGCCGCCGGCCTTCTCGATCAGGATCCGCGCCAGAAGCCGACCAATTCGGCCGAAACCGTACAGAACCACGTCCTTGGTGTCGTTGTTGGCATCTTCCTCGGACTGGGCTGCGTACTGGCCAATCACGGGACCAATCTCGCGCTGCAGGAAGTCGGTGAGGTCACCGCCCTCTTCCTTGAACTTGACCGCCAGCTTGCCGATATCAATGTGGGCACGGCCAAGATCAAGCTTGTCCATGGCCTCGAGGATCGGCAGGGTGTCGCACACAGACAGCTCGCTATCTTCAACCTGACGCACGAACCGGTGGGCCCGGATGATATCGATAACAGACTGGTTAATGATTGCGCGGCCATAGACAGAAGTCACCACGTTGTTCTTGCGGTAGAGACGGCCGATCAGCGGAATCATGGCTTCCGCAGTGGATTCTCGTTCAGTCCAGTTGGACAGGTACTGATTGATCTGTTCGTGACTCACGCTGTGACCTCGGCAATTGGCACTTGGAAATTGGGGCGCATATTATCCAACTTAATCCGGTCGACCGCAAATACGGGCGGCCAAGACCTTCGTAGACATCCGCTTTCGGCCACAAACCCTGAAAGCCGCCGGCCGCAGCCGCCATGACAGCGTCAGCTCCGGGCGTTAGAATACGCGGCTCGCCGCCTCCCGGACATCCACTGCAGGAGAACCAGACTGCCCATGAGCCAAGGTGCAACCACCCGCCCGCCAGCCCAGACCCTGATCGCCCCGGAGTTTCCAACCCGGCCGGCCGATCATCGCCTTTGGGGCCAATTGCACGGCAGCAGTGACGCGCTGGCCATCTGTGAAAGCGCCCGCGCCCACAAGGGCCTGACCCTGGTCATCACCCGCAGCACCGACGATGCCATCCGCCTGGAACAGGCCATGCGCTTTTTCCTCGGCCTGGCCGCTGAGGAGGATGGTCCGGCAATCAGCGAGGACGGCCTGGAACTGCTGTCGCTTCCAGACTGGGAAACCCTGCCCTATGACCTGTTCTCGCCGCACCAGGACATCACCTCGCGGCGCATCCGCACCCTGCACCGGTTGCCCTCAACCAGCCACGGCGTGCTCGTGGTGCCGGCACGGACCCTGATGCACCGGCTGCCTCCGGTCAGCTACCTCCAGGGCAACACCCTGTTACTGGAAGTCGGCCAGTCCGTGGACATCGCCAACTGGCGGATGCAACTGGAAGCCGCGGGATACCGACACGCGGAGAATGTCTACGAGCATGGCGAATATGCCGTCCGCGGGGCAATCCTCGACATCTTTCCCATGGGGGCCAGCCAGCCCTACCGGATCGATCTGTTCGATGACGAGATTGAAACCCTCCGCACCTTTGACCCGGAGAGCCAGCGATCCATCGATCGTATTGATCGGATCGAACTGCTGCCGGCTTACGAATTTCCCTGGCACAAGGAAGCCCGCTCGGGGTTCCGCAGCCGCTGGTTTGAGCAGTTTCCCAACGCCGACAAGGACACACCGATCTATCAGGATGTCACCCAGGGCATTACGCCGCCGGGCATCGAGTACTACCTGCCCCTGTTCTTCGACGAAACAGCGACGCTGTTCGATTATCTGCCCGGCACAACCCATGTGTTCACGGCGGCGGAGCTGAACGACGCCGTCAGCCACTTCGATTCCGAAACCCGGGACCGCTACGAAGACCGCCGGCACGACCGGCTGCGGCCCATCCTGCCACCTGGCCGCCTGTTCCTGCAGCAGGATGAACTGTTCGGTTACCTGAAGGGGTTTCCACGGGTATCGCTCTCCTCACAAACCTCCGATGCCGCCGGAGCGGTCAACTGCCCGAGTGAATCCCTACCCGATATTGCCATGGACGGCCGCGCTGCCGACCCCTCCGGCCGCCTGAAGCGGTTTCTCGGGGCGTTCAGTGGCCGGGTGCTGATCTGCGCGGAATCCTCCGGCCGCCGCGAGGCGCTGATCGACAACCTGGGAGACCAGGGCCTTGAACTGGAGACACTGGCCGGCTGGCAGGCCTTTGTGCAGGACAGCGACTGCCCGCTGGGGATCACCATCGCCCCCATGGAGCAGGGACTCCTGCTGCCGGAGCACGGGCTCGCGCTGATTACCGAAACCGCACTGTTCGGGGAACGGGTGCTGCAGAGACGGCGACGGGACAAGCCGACGGAAACCGACGATTCCGGCTTCCGTGACCTGTCGGAACTGCGCATAGGCGCGCCGGTCGTGCATATTGACCATGGTGTCGGCCGTTACCGGGGCCTGGAAACCATTACCGTTGAGGGCGATGCCAGTGAATTTCTGATGCTGGAGTACGCCGGCGGCTCCAAGCTCTATGTACCGGTATCCAGCCTGCATCTGATCTCCCGTTACGCCGGTAACGACACCGAGCACGCCCCGCTGCACAAACTCGGCACGGATCGCTGGAGCACAACCAAGCAGAAAGCGCTGGAGAAAATCCGCGACACCGCTGCCGAACTGCTGGATGTCTACGCCCGCCGGGAGGCTCGCAAGGGTTTCAGCTTTGAAGACCCGAAAGAGGCCTACCGGGCCTTTGCCGCCGGGTTCCCCTTCGAGGAGACCCCCGACCAGCAGATCGCCATCGAGTCGGTTATTGAGGATATGACCAGCGAACGCCCGATGGACCGGCTTGTCTGTGGCGACGTCGGCTTCGGAAAAACCGAAGTGGCCATGCGCGCCGCCTTTATGGCCACCTGGTCCGGCAAACAGGTGGCCGTGCTGGTACCGACAACCCTGCTGGCCCAGCAACACTACGAATCCTTCCGCGACCGCTTTTCCGACACTGCGGTACAGGTGGAACTGCTCAGCCGCTTCCGGTCGGCCGGCCAGACCAGCAAGGCGATGGACGCCATTGAAAACGGTAAGGCCGACATCGTGATCGGCACCCACAAACTGCTTCAGGGCGACATCCGGTTCAAGAACCTCGGGCTGGTGATCATCGACGAAGAGCACCGATTCGGGGTTCAGCAGAAAGAAAAATTTAAGGCGTTGAGAGCGGAAGTCGACATGCTCACCCTGACAGCGACACCGATTCCCCGCACGCTCAACATGGCCATGGGCCACCTGAGGGACCTGTCGATCATCGCCACGCCGCCGGCCAGGCGGCTGTCGGTAAAAACCTTTGTCCGGCAGCGTGACAACCCCATGGTCAAGGAAGCCATCCTCCGGGAGATTCTCCGGGGCGGCCAGGTGTACTTCCTGCACAATGATGTCGCGACCATTGAAAAGACCGCCGAGGACCTTCGGGCACTGATCCCTGAAGCCCGCGTGGGCGTGGCTCATGGCCAGATGCGGGAGCGGGACCTGGAACAGATCATGTCCGATTTCTACCACAAGCGGTTCAATGTGCTGGTGTGCACCACCATCATCGAAACCGGCATCGACATTCCCAGCGCAAATACCATCATTATCGAACGGGCCGACAAGTTCGGTCTGGCACAGTTGCACCAGCTCCGCGGCCGGGTGGGTCGCTCGCACCACCAGGCCTACGCTTACCTGCTGACGCCACCCCCCAAGGCCATCAGCTCCGATGCAAAAAAACGGCTGGACGCCATCTCGGAAGCCCAGGATCTGGGCGCCGGCTTCATGCTTGCCACCCACGACCTGGAAATCCGGGGTGCCGGCGAGTTGCTCGGCGAAGAACAGAGTGGCCAGATCGAAAGCATCGGTTTTACCCTGTACATGCAACTGCTGGACGAGGCCGTCAAGGCGATACGGGAGGGCCGGACGCCCAATGCCGACCTGCCACTGAGCCATGGCACCGAAATGAACCTGCGCATTCCGGCCCTGATTCCCGAGGATTACCTGCCGGATGTCCATAACCGGCTGATGCTGTACAAGCGCATTGCCAGCGTGGATAACATTAACGCATTAAAAGAACTTCAGGTTGAGATGATCGACCGGTTCGGATTATTACCGGATTCGGCCAAGAACCTGATCCGCCAGACCGAGCTCAGGCTCCAGGCAGAGGCTCTGGGCATTGTAAAAGTCGATGCTGGCAAGGAATGGGCGCGGCTGGAGTTTGGCAGCTCCACGCCGGTCGACCCGCTGGTTCTTGTTAAAAAAGTGCAATCCGGCCCTGACCAGTATCGGCTTGAAGGCGCCAACAGCTTCCGGTTCCGGCTGAAGGATACGACAACCGGTGGTAAACTCGACGGTGTTTCCCGGATGCTAGGCGAACTGAAGCCTGAAAAGCGTGGCGCATCCGGCTCATGAACGCCCGATCAACATGTGGAGTACTACCCTTGCAGATTGATGGAATTCGCTCGTACCGATACGCGACACGGGCCTTTCTGGCAGCAATTCTGCTGACCTTTGCAATCCCCGGCCATGCCCAGCAACCAGAGCGCGACAATCTGCCACTGGCACCGG from Marinobacter subterrani encodes the following:
- the mfd gene encoding transcription-repair coupling factor encodes the protein MSQGATTRPPAQTLIAPEFPTRPADHRLWGQLHGSSDALAICESARAHKGLTLVITRSTDDAIRLEQAMRFFLGLAAEEDGPAISEDGLELLSLPDWETLPYDLFSPHQDITSRRIRTLHRLPSTSHGVLVVPARTLMHRLPPVSYLQGNTLLLEVGQSVDIANWRMQLEAAGYRHAENVYEHGEYAVRGAILDIFPMGASQPYRIDLFDDEIETLRTFDPESQRSIDRIDRIELLPAYEFPWHKEARSGFRSRWFEQFPNADKDTPIYQDVTQGITPPGIEYYLPLFFDETATLFDYLPGTTHVFTAAELNDAVSHFDSETRDRYEDRRHDRLRPILPPGRLFLQQDELFGYLKGFPRVSLSSQTSDAAGAVNCPSESLPDIAMDGRAADPSGRLKRFLGAFSGRVLICAESSGRREALIDNLGDQGLELETLAGWQAFVQDSDCPLGITIAPMEQGLLLPEHGLALITETALFGERVLQRRRRDKPTETDDSGFRDLSELRIGAPVVHIDHGVGRYRGLETITVEGDASEFLMLEYAGGSKLYVPVSSLHLISRYAGNDTEHAPLHKLGTDRWSTTKQKALEKIRDTAAELLDVYARREARKGFSFEDPKEAYRAFAAGFPFEETPDQQIAIESVIEDMTSERPMDRLVCGDVGFGKTEVAMRAAFMATWSGKQVAVLVPTTLLAQQHYESFRDRFSDTAVQVELLSRFRSAGQTSKAMDAIENGKADIVIGTHKLLQGDIRFKNLGLVIIDEEHRFGVQQKEKFKALRAEVDMLTLTATPIPRTLNMAMGHLRDLSIIATPPARRLSVKTFVRQRDNPMVKEAILREILRGGQVYFLHNDVATIEKTAEDLRALIPEARVGVAHGQMRERDLEQIMSDFYHKRFNVLVCTTIIETGIDIPSANTIIIERADKFGLAQLHQLRGRVGRSHHQAYAYLLTPPPKAISSDAKKRLDAISEAQDLGAGFMLATHDLEIRGAGELLGEEQSGQIESIGFTLYMQLLDEAVKAIREGRTPNADLPLSHGTEMNLRIPALIPEDYLPDVHNRLMLYKRIASVDNINALKELQVEMIDRFGLLPDSAKNLIRQTELRLQAEALGIVKVDAGKEWARLEFGSSTPVDPLVLVKKVQSGPDQYRLEGANSFRFRLKDTTTGGKLDGVSRMLGELKPEKRGASGS
- a CDS encoding glyceraldehyde-3-phosphate dehydrogenase, with protein sequence MSHEQINQYLSNWTERESTAEAMIPLIGRLYRKNNVVTSVYGRAIINQSVIDIIRAHRFVRQVEDSELSVCDTLPILEAMDKLDLGRAHIDIGKLAVKFKEEGGDLTDFLQREIGPVIGQYAAQSEEDANNDTKDVVLYGFGRIGRLLARILIEKAGGGNNLRLRAIVVRQGGAENDLEKRASLLRRDSVHGPFDGTISVDEKESALIANGNYIKVIYSDGPDKVDYTQYGINNAIVVDNTGKWRDEAGLGLHLKSRGVSRVILTAPGKGDIKNIVYGINNDWITDDDKILSAASCTTNAITPVLKAIEDEYGIEDGHVETVHSYTNDQNLIDNYHKGSRRGRSAALNMVITETGAAKAVAKALPVLKGKLTGNAIRVPTPNVSMAILNLNLKKEVDVEGVNEYLREMALHSELQKQIDFVNSPEVVSTDFVGSRHAGIVDAQATIASGKRLILYVWYDNEFGYSAQVIRVVNQMAGVNYPIFPKRARD